A window of Methanomassiliicoccales archaeon contains these coding sequences:
- a CDS encoding DRTGG domain-containing protein has product MRSLYLGSVVEKSGKSMVTLGLAKNHPGKVGFFKPFKERLMRQGDRVIDQDAYLMREVLKLELPEEILCPFTYDVFRTVRMDEVLTAYNKASCDCDLIIIEGTREVTTGYFNDVSGLAIAEAIGADMVLISTPDPAALDKIAMLRKLMENYKVNLKGVILNKTDDLSVANFLESKGVKVLGCIPHIPEMTYFTVKEVVEALSADVVVGSENLDRVVEDVFIGAMTMEMALKYMRRHRHKAIITGGDRSDIQLAALSTDTACLILTGGLYPANQVVSKAYERGVPILVTRYDTLAASDMVEHLIARIEPEDSEKVRLVEKAVLENVDLDEVYR; this is encoded by the coding sequence ATGAGATCTCTATACCTAGGTTCAGTGGTGGAGAAGTCAGGCAAGTCCATGGTGACGCTGGGCCTGGCCAAGAACCATCCCGGCAAGGTGGGCTTTTTCAAGCCCTTTAAGGAAAGATTGATGAGGCAGGGGGACAGGGTCATCGACCAGGACGCCTACCTGATGCGAGAGGTGTTGAAATTGGAGCTTCCCGAGGAGATACTTTGCCCCTTCACCTACGATGTCTTCCGTACGGTGCGCATGGACGAGGTCCTAACAGCCTACAACAAGGCCTCCTGCGACTGTGACCTGATAATAATCGAAGGGACACGGGAGGTCACCACCGGTTATTTCAACGACGTCTCGGGCCTGGCCATCGCCGAGGCCATCGGCGCCGATATGGTTTTGATATCCACCCCCGACCCGGCCGCCTTGGACAAGATCGCCATGTTGCGGAAGTTGATGGAAAATTACAAGGTCAATCTGAAGGGCGTAATACTCAACAAGACCGACGACCTCTCCGTGGCCAATTTCCTGGAGAGCAAAGGTGTCAAAGTGCTCGGATGCATTCCCCACATACCGGAGATGACCTACTTCACGGTCAAGGAGGTGGTGGAGGCGCTCTCCGCCGACGTGGTGGTAGGATCGGAGAACCTGGACCGCGTGGTCGAGGACGTGTTCATCGGTGCCATGACCATGGAGATGGCCCTCAAGTACATGCGTCGCCACCGGCATAAGGCGATAATCACTGGAGGTGACCGTTCGGACATACAGTTGGCCGCGCTGTCCACGGACACCGCCTGCCTGATATTGACCGGAGGGCTCTACCCGGCCAACCAGGTGGTCTCCAAAGCCTACGAGAGGGGGGTGCCCATACTGGTCACGCGATACGATACCTTGGCCGCCTCTGACATGGTGGAGCACCTCATCGCCAGGATAGAACCGGAGGATTCGGAGAAGGTCAGACTGGTGGAGAAAGCGGTGCTGGAGAACGTGGACCTGGACGAGGTATACCGCTGA
- a CDS encoding HD domain-containing protein gives MRKTITISELKAGGTVDDLFAVRFKKPVAAYKNGFTFQMWVSDSGGDLALKYWGDKDEQKVKGVWETISKGSVIHVKGRVSEFKDSLEIHVNPSSGDTVNALKEGEYELSDFVAVTTQDVEVMRSQLFSLIRKVENPWLKELLANFFTDEDFVRRFCSCPAAITHHANWIGGLLEHTLRVANLCEFYAGQHPDLDRDLLVTGAILHDLGKMREYVVTSIIGATDEGRLIGHLVVGSGMVGDACRMIEGFPPELALKVQHLVLSSHGTTDYGSPKTPQFPEAQALALADLTDSRIEEMITVKKTANTEDDWVQDRNLGSVYLK, from the coding sequence ATGCGCAAGACAATTACCATTAGTGAGCTGAAGGCCGGAGGGACCGTGGACGATCTTTTTGCGGTCCGATTCAAGAAACCGGTGGCGGCATACAAGAACGGTTTTACATTCCAGATGTGGGTCTCCGATTCCGGTGGAGACCTGGCTTTGAAGTATTGGGGGGATAAGGACGAGCAGAAGGTCAAGGGGGTCTGGGAGACCATTTCCAAGGGATCGGTCATCCACGTCAAGGGGAGGGTCAGTGAGTTCAAGGACTCGCTGGAGATCCATGTGAACCCCTCCTCCGGCGATACAGTGAACGCGCTCAAGGAAGGGGAGTACGAACTCTCGGATTTCGTGGCCGTGACCACCCAAGACGTGGAGGTCATGCGTTCCCAGCTTTTCTCGCTGATACGAAAAGTGGAGAACCCCTGGCTCAAGGAGCTGCTGGCCAATTTCTTCACCGACGAGGATTTTGTCAGACGGTTCTGCTCCTGCCCCGCAGCCATCACCCATCATGCCAATTGGATAGGGGGGCTGTTGGAACATACTCTCAGGGTGGCGAACCTCTGCGAGTTCTATGCAGGTCAGCACCCGGACCTGGACCGGGACCTGCTGGTTACCGGGGCGATATTGCATGACCTGGGAAAGATGCGCGAGTACGTGGTGACCAGCATCATCGGGGCTACGGACGAGGGACGGTTGATCGGTCACCTTGTAGTAGGTTCGGGAATGGTAGGGGACGCCTGCCGGATGATAGAGGGCTTCCCGCCGGAACTGGCCTTGAAAGTGCAGCACCTGGTGCTGTCCAGTCACGGTACTACCGATTATGGGTCGCCGAAAACGCCGCAGTTCCCAGAGGCGCAGGCGCTGGCCCTGGCCGACCTGACCGACAGCCGGATAGAGGAGATGATCACGGTCAAGAAGACGGCCAACACCGAGGACGATTGGGTACAGGACAGGAACTTGGGGAGTGTCTATCTGAAATGA
- a CDS encoding DHH family phosphoesterase, whose amino-acid sequence MESHSFSRDHRDKHIITRGNVDGIVSTAIFLNVHPDAKVTFVTSPSAGARALSLDGRSEDIYLVDLAPVPDLVEAARSIRSDQTLTMVDHHPSSLSIECRTLVKEGVSAANVLFHHLHPDERLRKLVAVADLVEYMSTPLLDRQMHRYGRDRVTHESMVLDFSWRLVIDDDRFRYYAAKRLSRGLWPSQVDSVKRRYIQVVNEKRWPRALAKVDRALKLRGPLGIMDEMNRNRTLYGFGTRALVEVAQRRGCEYAVMINPRGIYSSVSVRGIGSSSIDLGRFVEQFTIENGVDGGGHPKSAGARIPTLSNPLFLDHLLERVM is encoded by the coding sequence ATGGAATCACATTCCTTCTCACGTGACCACCGGGACAAGCATATAATCACCAGAGGCAACGTCGATGGCATCGTTTCCACGGCCATCTTTCTCAATGTTCATCCGGACGCGAAGGTCACCTTCGTCACATCCCCCTCTGCTGGTGCCAGAGCATTATCCTTGGACGGCAGGTCGGAGGATATCTATCTCGTAGACCTGGCTCCGGTCCCGGACCTGGTGGAGGCCGCTCGTTCCATTCGCTCGGACCAGACCTTGACCATGGTGGACCATCATCCATCCTCGCTGTCGATAGAATGCCGCACTCTGGTGAAGGAGGGGGTCAGTGCGGCCAACGTCCTGTTCCATCACCTGCATCCTGACGAGCGCCTGCGGAAGTTGGTGGCGGTGGCCGACCTGGTGGAGTATATGTCCACACCGCTGCTGGACAGACAGATGCACCGATACGGAAGGGATCGAGTGACCCATGAGTCCATGGTCCTGGACTTCTCCTGGCGACTGGTCATCGATGACGATCGTTTCCGTTACTATGCGGCCAAGCGTCTCTCGCGGGGCCTGTGGCCATCCCAGGTCGATAGTGTCAAACGTCGCTACATCCAGGTGGTCAACGAAAAACGCTGGCCTCGGGCGTTGGCCAAGGTGGACCGCGCTCTCAAACTTCGGGGGCCGTTGGGCATCATGGACGAGATGAACCGCAACCGCACCTTGTACGGCTTCGGAACCAGAGCATTGGTCGAAGTGGCTCAGCGTCGCGGTTGTGAATATGCGGTCATGATCAATCCCCGGGGCATTTATTCTTCAGTGTCGGTTCGGGGGATAGGGTCGAGCAGCATCGACCTGGGACGGTTCGTCGAGCAGTTCACCATCGAGAACGGCGTGGATGGCGGTGGACATCCCAAGAGCGCCGGCGCGCGCATTCCCACCCTTAGCAACCCGCTTTTCCTGGACCATCTGCTGGAAAGGGTGATGTGA
- a CDS encoding peptidylprolyl isomerase, with protein MVKEVRAAHILVEKEAKAAELLQMIKNGTSFADLAKQYSTCPSGRKGGDLGWFKKGMMVKEFEDAAFNHAKGEVVGPVKTQFGYHLIQVVDQK; from the coding sequence ATGGTCAAAGAAGTCAGGGCAGCGCATATTCTGGTCGAGAAGGAGGCCAAGGCCGCCGAGCTATTGCAGATGATCAAGAACGGCACCAGCTTCGCCGATCTGGCCAAGCAGTATTCCACGTGTCCCTCCGGACGCAAGGGCGGGGACCTGGGCTGGTTCAAGAAAGGCATGATGGTGAAGGAGTTCGAGGACGCCGCCTTCAACCACGCCAAGGGAGAGGTCGTCGGACCGGTAAAGACCCAGTTCGGCTATCACCTCATCCAAGTAGTGGACCAGAAGTGA
- a CDS encoding GNAT family N-acetyltransferase produces the protein MRCRQLQRSDLPVLVSMSRENMAAIILASWGEEWKDEKLLELLLDQQVTTMVLEDEGEIVGYYCVEEMDEYLFISSFQVGKDRQRQGVGRHMLGLIEAAGKEGGKVGVELCVQATNEKAKEFYFYHGYDLMYPNGNNMVMRKKLV, from the coding sequence ATGCGCTGCCGCCAACTCCAAAGGTCCGACCTACCCGTTCTCGTCTCCATGAGCCGAGAGAACATGGCCGCCATCATATTGGCCTCCTGGGGAGAGGAATGGAAGGACGAGAAGCTTCTGGAACTTCTTCTGGATCAGCAGGTGACCACCATGGTCCTGGAGGATGAAGGGGAGATCGTTGGCTACTACTGCGTTGAGGAGATGGACGAGTACCTCTTCATATCCTCCTTTCAAGTGGGCAAAGATCGGCAGCGTCAAGGGGTCGGACGGCACATGCTTGGACTGATCGAGGCCGCTGGGAAGGAAGGGGGCAAGGTCGGGGTGGAACTTTGCGTCCAGGCCACCAACGAGAAGGCCAAGGAGTTCTATTTCTATCACGGATACGATCTGATGTACCCCAATGGCAATAACATGGTCATGCGTAAGAAGCTCGTCTGA
- a CDS encoding fibronectin type III domain-containing protein: MSIRSMFSFSLVMILALSLAAPYLSATPTSPGDLQVEIGRDYVDLWWQPSGNATNYIVYQGTGVNDMTPIANVTAPITAYHDGNLEDGTTRIYYVTAVNEDGESGPGNSIIATVPAKESNEIMLPILAMVLSVIAIQICVVMLLYHFRTKMSL, translated from the coding sequence ATGTCCATACGATCCATGTTCTCGTTCAGTTTGGTAATGATCCTGGCCCTTTCACTGGCCGCTCCCTATCTATCGGCGACGCCTACCTCTCCCGGAGACCTGCAGGTCGAGATAGGAAGGGATTACGTGGACCTGTGGTGGCAGCCTTCTGGTAACGCTACCAACTACATCGTTTACCAAGGAACGGGTGTGAACGACATGACCCCCATCGCCAACGTCACCGCGCCCATAACCGCCTATCACGACGGGAACCTAGAGGACGGGACCACTCGGATCTATTACGTGACCGCTGTTAACGAGGACGGAGAGAGCGGCCCGGGCAACTCCATAATTGCCACGGTCCCGGCCAAGGAGAGCAATGAAATAATGCTGCCCATCCTAGCTATGGTCCTATCGGTCATCGCCATACAGATATGCGTGGTCATGCTGCTTTATCATTTCAGGACCAAGATGAGCCTCTGA
- a CDS encoding acetate--CoA ligase: protein MRELFEPTSVAVIGASQDDNKVGHIILRNIIESGFKGELHPVNPRYQKVLGLRCYPSVKEVPVNIEMAVIVVPAKFVLQVMEECGEKGVKAVIVISAGFKEVGLEGAQLEKRLGEISKKYGMRVLGPNCLGLVNTHHHMNATFANETPRQGNIAISSQSGAICVVVLDWAANINIGFSKFVSVGNKLDVDEGHLLEYLRDDPETKVIGMYIEGADRGREFLRQAELTTRVKPVIALKAGRTSSGAKAASSHTGAMSGSDKVYDAAMRQAGVVRVKDIEELFDLLQAFSTMPLPQGEGVAIVTNAGGLGVMAADACSDFGLTMATFEASTVEKLKLKLPPAASLYNPIDVVGDADAERYDHAVRTVMDDPNVACVLALLAPTDLVDITSVARTLTAFAGSSPKPIVTSFVGGKGMMTSIDMLKAAGIPNYPSPDRGIRALSAMMEHGRSMERSEPLPIKRLDADREAVEDVIFSVRSEGRLQLSEAEGKRILRAYGIATPKEGIAHDLPSAIELANSIGYPVVMKVESPDIAHKTDVGGVVLNIDSPEEMTRSYEIMLSKVREKMPRARVTGVSVQKMIKGREVIVGMVRDEQFGPVITFGLGGIFVEIMRDVTQGIAPLDRNEVGRMVRSIKAYPMLTGARGNISGDVPALVDVILKVSQLSMEFPSIEELEMNPVMVGDEGTGVTAVDALVTIKGERQ from the coding sequence ATGCGCGAACTCTTCGAACCGACGAGCGTGGCGGTGATCGGTGCTTCCCAGGATGACAATAAGGTGGGCCATATCATCCTGCGCAACATCATCGAGTCTGGTTTCAAAGGGGAACTGCATCCGGTCAACCCCCGCTATCAGAAGGTTCTCGGGCTGAGGTGCTATCCTTCCGTCAAGGAGGTTCCTGTAAACATCGAGATGGCAGTGATAGTCGTCCCGGCCAAGTTCGTCCTGCAGGTCATGGAGGAGTGCGGTGAGAAAGGGGTCAAGGCCGTCATCGTCATCAGTGCCGGCTTCAAGGAAGTGGGGTTGGAGGGGGCTCAGCTGGAGAAGCGCCTGGGCGAGATCTCCAAGAAGTATGGCATGCGGGTACTGGGCCCTAACTGCCTGGGATTGGTGAACACCCATCACCACATGAACGCCACCTTCGCCAACGAGACGCCGAGGCAGGGGAACATCGCCATCTCTTCCCAATCCGGTGCCATATGCGTGGTCGTATTGGACTGGGCGGCCAATATCAATATAGGGTTCTCGAAGTTCGTCAGCGTCGGAAACAAGTTGGACGTGGACGAGGGGCACCTGCTTGAGTATCTTCGCGACGACCCTGAGACCAAGGTCATCGGAATGTATATCGAAGGGGCTGATCGCGGTCGGGAGTTCCTTAGACAGGCCGAACTGACCACCAGGGTGAAACCGGTCATCGCGTTGAAGGCGGGACGCACCAGCAGCGGGGCGAAGGCCGCATCTTCGCATACCGGCGCAATGTCAGGCAGCGACAAGGTGTACGATGCGGCCATGAGACAGGCCGGGGTCGTACGGGTCAAGGACATCGAGGAGCTGTTCGATCTTCTGCAAGCCTTCTCCACCATGCCATTGCCGCAGGGCGAAGGCGTGGCCATAGTGACCAACGCGGGTGGCCTGGGGGTGATGGCCGCAGATGCCTGTTCCGATTTCGGTCTAACAATGGCCACGTTCGAGGCGTCCACGGTCGAAAAACTGAAGCTCAAGCTTCCTCCCGCGGCCAGCCTGTACAACCCCATCGATGTGGTGGGGGACGCCGACGCCGAAAGATACGATCACGCGGTGCGCACGGTCATGGACGACCCCAACGTAGCCTGTGTCCTGGCACTGCTGGCCCCGACGGACCTGGTGGACATAACATCCGTGGCCAGAACGCTCACCGCTTTTGCCGGTTCCTCCCCGAAACCGATAGTCACATCCTTCGTTGGCGGCAAGGGAATGATGACATCCATCGATATGCTGAAGGCTGCCGGAATACCCAACTATCCTTCGCCTGACCGGGGCATACGGGCGCTCAGCGCCATGATGGAGCATGGACGGAGCATGGAGAGGTCCGAGCCCCTGCCCATCAAGCGCTTGGATGCGGACAGAGAGGCGGTGGAGGATGTGATATTCTCGGTGAGGTCGGAGGGGCGCCTCCAATTGAGCGAGGCCGAGGGGAAGCGCATACTGCGTGCGTATGGTATCGCCACTCCCAAGGAAGGTATCGCCCACGACCTTCCGTCGGCGATCGAATTGGCCAATAGCATCGGCTATCCAGTGGTCATGAAGGTGGAATCGCCGGACATCGCGCACAAGACCGATGTGGGCGGGGTGGTGCTGAACATCGATTCGCCCGAGGAGATGACCCGTTCATACGAGATCATGCTCAGCAAGGTCCGAGAGAAGATGCCCCGAGCCAGGGTGACCGGCGTCTCCGTTCAGAAGATGATAAAGGGACGCGAGGTCATAGTAGGCATGGTGAGGGATGAGCAGTTCGGGCCAGTCATCACCTTTGGGTTAGGTGGCATCTTCGTGGAGATCATGCGGGACGTTACGCAGGGCATAGCACCCCTGGACCGCAATGAGGTCGGACGCATGGTTCGCTCCATCAAAGCATACCCTATGCTGACCGGGGCCCGCGGTAATATATCGGGGGACGTACCGGCGCTGGTGGACGTGATATTGAAAGTGTCCCAGCTCTCCATGGAGTTCCCCAGCATAGAGGAGCTGGAGATGAACCCGGTAATGGTTGGGGACGAGGGAACAGGAGTGACGGCGGTGGATGCTTTGGTAACCATAAAGGGGGAGCGGCAATGA